Proteins encoded together in one Planctopirus ephydatiae window:
- the rfbC gene encoding dTDP-4-dehydrorhamnose 3,5-epimerase translates to MIVTPDDTLPDVLKIEPRVFGDSRGFFFEVFQQERYSTSGLSQAFVQDNVSRSSRGTLRGLHFQLVRPQAKLIQVIRGEIFDVAVDVRKSSPTFGHWMGCRLSDVNHHQLYVPAGFAHGFCVISETADVLYKCTDYYFPQHERCLLWNDPAVGIAWPLEDFPILSAKDQQGQTLANLESFD, encoded by the coding sequence ATGATAGTGACACCGGATGACACACTTCCCGATGTCCTGAAGATTGAGCCGCGAGTTTTTGGTGATTCCCGAGGATTCTTCTTCGAAGTTTTCCAGCAGGAACGCTACTCAACAAGTGGCTTATCACAAGCTTTTGTTCAGGATAATGTGTCCCGTTCGTCGCGAGGGACACTGCGTGGATTGCATTTTCAACTCGTGCGTCCACAGGCCAAACTCATTCAGGTGATTCGTGGAGAGATTTTTGACGTCGCCGTCGATGTCCGCAAGAGTTCACCCACATTCGGCCATTGGATGGGCTGTCGACTGAGTGACGTCAACCATCACCAACTCTATGTTCCTGCGGGTTTTGCACACGGATTTTGCGTCATCTCTGAAACTGCCGATGTGCTCTACAAGTGCACTGACTATTACTTTCCACAGCACGAACGCTGTCTCCTGTGGAATGATCCGGCTGTAGGCATTGCCTGGCCTCTGGAAGACTTTCCCATTCTCTCAGCCAAAGACCAGCAAGGCCAAACCCTCGCCAATCTGGAATCCTTCGACTGA
- a CDS encoding ammonium transporter yields the protein MTRSVALLGLTLLLTACCWSVSGQGFAQETPATPAAEAAATPAPAAAETPAAPAEATPEAAAPVTPPHLAGTYDTGSITWLLISSALVFFMMPGLALFYGGMVRSKNVLNMFMLVLVCVPIVAVQWVGWGYSIAFAVPSAFPIDAGMKDDGKTEKPKLSLLGWDQNLVFFKGFSSADPTSADFYGKIVTTGDTENAVPSGVPELLFAMFQMMFAIITPALIVGAIAERVKFSSWCLFVILWATLVYDPVAHWVWNVNGFLFQWGVMDFAGGTVVHVLAGVSALALILILPKRQGFGTSAILPHSVGWTLLGAAFLMVGWFGFNAGSAIAVGASYLPVSGFVAVLAFATTAIAGSAGAGSWMLIEWLHVKKPTALGVGSGMVAGLVAITPCAGHVSPAGALIVGLAGGVVCYLAVQLKHVLRYDDSLDVVGVHGVGGALGALMVGYFAIRPADGSFELVLLQAKGIAISGAYAFVVTLILGLIIHYTIGFTVKEQAQEEGLDFAEHGETAYRL from the coding sequence ATGACGCGTTCCGTGGCGCTCCTGGGACTCACACTTCTACTGACAGCATGTTGCTGGTCGGTTTCTGGGCAAGGATTCGCCCAGGAAACTCCAGCTACTCCAGCGGCTGAAGCCGCTGCCACACCAGCTCCTGCTGCCGCAGAAACACCTGCGGCCCCCGCAGAGGCGACACCCGAGGCTGCCGCTCCTGTCACTCCGCCCCATTTGGCCGGAACTTACGACACGGGTTCGATTACGTGGCTGCTGATCAGCTCTGCACTGGTCTTTTTCATGATGCCGGGACTGGCACTTTTCTACGGCGGTATGGTTCGCTCCAAAAACGTGTTGAACATGTTCATGCTCGTCCTGGTTTGCGTTCCCATCGTGGCCGTACAGTGGGTGGGTTGGGGTTACAGCATTGCGTTTGCTGTTCCATCGGCGTTCCCTATCGATGCAGGGATGAAAGACGATGGCAAAACAGAAAAGCCGAAATTGAGCTTGCTCGGATGGGATCAGAACCTCGTCTTTTTCAAAGGTTTCAGCTCAGCTGATCCTACCAGCGCTGATTTCTACGGTAAGATTGTGACAACTGGGGACACGGAGAATGCCGTTCCCAGTGGTGTTCCCGAGTTGCTCTTCGCAATGTTCCAGATGATGTTCGCGATTATTACGCCTGCACTCATCGTTGGTGCAATCGCCGAACGTGTAAAGTTCAGTTCGTGGTGCCTGTTTGTCATCCTGTGGGCGACTTTGGTTTATGATCCAGTGGCTCACTGGGTATGGAACGTCAATGGCTTCCTGTTCCAATGGGGTGTGATGGACTTTGCTGGCGGTACTGTGGTACACGTCCTCGCCGGGGTTTCTGCTCTCGCTTTGATCCTGATTCTGCCCAAACGTCAAGGGTTTGGCACATCTGCGATTCTGCCACACAGCGTCGGTTGGACGCTTCTTGGTGCGGCATTCCTGATGGTAGGCTGGTTTGGATTCAATGCTGGTTCCGCCATCGCTGTCGGTGCCTCCTATCTTCCAGTTTCGGGCTTTGTTGCTGTGCTTGCTTTCGCAACCACAGCCATCGCCGGTTCTGCTGGTGCAGGCTCGTGGATGCTGATCGAATGGTTGCATGTCAAGAAGCCGACCGCTCTCGGCGTGGGTTCAGGCATGGTTGCTGGTCTTGTGGCAATCACCCCCTGTGCTGGTCACGTCAGTCCAGCAGGTGCCTTGATCGTCGGCCTCGCGGGTGGCGTGGTCTGCTACCTCGCTGTTCAACTCAAGCACGTCCTCCGTTATGATGACTCGCTCGACGTTGTCGGTGTCCATGGTGTTGGTGGTGCGCTTGGTGCACTGATGGTTGGATATTTCGCCATCCGACCCGCTGATGGCAGCTTCGAATTGGTGTTGCTCCAAGCTAAGGGGATTGCAATCTCCGGTGCATATGCCTTTGTCGTAACGCTGATCCTCGGATTGATCATTCATTACACGATTGGTTTCACGGTTAAAGAGCAGGCTCAGGAAGAAGGTCTGGACTTTGCTGAACATGGTGAAACGGCATATCGTCTCTAA
- a CDS encoding PSD1 and planctomycete cytochrome C domain-containing protein has product MPQRNREQRPPVLSQSMCRVFLSGWLIVSASLAMACELLAAEGELSSKPINFSKDVLPILSDNCFHCHGPDPQSRQAELRLDQPNPALDRILKESESGQSLFWERVSTTDPDLIMPPPTTKHRLTADQLLLLQKWLQTGAPWGKHWAFEPIIKPPVPEGSQTENPIDAFVIAQLHQVGKELSPQADAARLLRRLALDLTGLPPSLELRQKYLKSSNQPLDVFAVVDELLASPHYGERMAWEWLEAARYADTNGYQGDAERTMWPWRDWVVEAFNQNLSFADFTRAQLAGDLLSQATDQQKLATAFLRNHMINGEGGRIAAENRIDYVMDMTETTGTVWLGLTMNCCRCHDHKFDPIRQQDYYQLSGFFNNTPVDGSGGNPQTPPVLEWPSEQQKEHRNRLLKERKEISEKVLAWEDEFVPLRRLAPAEGPALSTQPVSAIEVFDDANGVATSPWHLDDGLPAELRAIRQKPPQDRKASELTQLINFWNQWQGQTPQSLLMLKSRMDELDALQRSIPQVMVMQERAGEPRKNFILSKGLYNQPQEEVPTDVPLFLRSKKVSERFRDQNVSPVLTRRELSEWLLNDENPLVARVVVNRIWQQFFGIGLVKTSEDFGIQGEKPSHPELLDWLAADFREHGWDIKLLVKQMVTSRTYCQTTLVPREAYVDDPENRLLARGPRYRWPAWMLRDQALAVSGLLVPKTGGPPVKPYQPEGLWEEATFGAKRYQVDQGDSLYRRSLYTFWRRIIAPPMFFDTANRQTCIVRTSRTNTPLQALALWNDPVYLEAARVLATRFYVNDRKLHDDERLRRLFECILVREPTPQELELLRTSIMSWRDRLVQSPEQVSDLLAVGASPASLVGEDSASRAEAAVWTVVTMILFNLDETISKE; this is encoded by the coding sequence ATGCCACAGCGGAACCGAGAGCAGCGGCCACCTGTGCTGTCTCAGTCGATGTGTCGGGTGTTCCTATCAGGCTGGCTGATTGTGTCTGCGAGTCTGGCTATGGCTTGCGAACTTTTAGCAGCCGAAGGAGAGTTGAGTTCAAAGCCCATCAATTTCTCGAAGGATGTGCTGCCGATCCTTTCGGACAATTGCTTTCATTGCCATGGCCCCGATCCTCAGAGTCGTCAAGCCGAGTTGAGACTCGACCAACCCAATCCTGCTCTGGATCGAATCCTTAAAGAGAGTGAATCTGGCCAGAGCTTATTCTGGGAACGTGTTTCGACCACCGACCCAGATCTGATCATGCCCCCTCCCACGACGAAACATCGACTCACAGCCGACCAACTGCTTCTACTGCAAAAATGGTTGCAAACCGGTGCCCCCTGGGGAAAGCACTGGGCCTTTGAGCCGATTATCAAGCCTCCTGTGCCGGAAGGTTCTCAAACTGAAAATCCGATTGATGCATTTGTCATTGCACAACTGCATCAGGTGGGTAAGGAGTTATCCCCGCAGGCCGATGCTGCGCGGTTACTCAGACGTCTGGCTCTCGATCTGACGGGATTACCGCCTTCTCTGGAATTGCGTCAGAAGTATTTGAAGTCCTCGAATCAACCACTCGATGTGTTTGCCGTCGTCGATGAGTTGCTGGCATCGCCGCATTACGGAGAGCGCATGGCCTGGGAATGGCTGGAGGCCGCCCGGTATGCCGACACCAATGGTTATCAGGGCGATGCGGAACGCACCATGTGGCCCTGGCGGGACTGGGTGGTGGAGGCGTTCAACCAGAATCTGTCCTTTGCCGATTTCACACGGGCTCAACTGGCTGGCGATCTGCTTTCTCAAGCGACAGACCAGCAGAAGCTGGCCACGGCCTTTCTCCGCAATCATATGATCAACGGCGAGGGCGGGCGGATTGCTGCTGAAAATCGCATCGATTATGTGATGGATATGACTGAAACGACCGGGACGGTCTGGCTCGGTTTGACCATGAATTGCTGCCGCTGCCACGACCATAAATTTGACCCGATCCGGCAGCAGGATTACTACCAGCTCTCCGGCTTTTTCAACAACACACCTGTGGATGGGAGTGGTGGGAATCCTCAGACACCTCCTGTACTCGAGTGGCCTAGCGAGCAGCAGAAAGAACACAGAAATCGACTGCTCAAGGAACGCAAGGAAATCTCTGAAAAGGTGCTCGCGTGGGAAGACGAGTTTGTGCCGCTAAGGCGTTTGGCACCTGCAGAGGGTCCTGCACTTTCCACCCAGCCAGTTTCAGCGATCGAAGTTTTTGACGATGCGAATGGAGTGGCCACGAGCCCCTGGCATCTTGACGATGGATTACCAGCCGAGCTTCGCGCCATTCGACAAAAGCCCCCGCAGGACCGTAAGGCGAGTGAACTGACTCAACTCATCAACTTCTGGAATCAATGGCAAGGACAGACCCCGCAGAGCCTGCTGATGCTGAAATCCCGTATGGATGAGCTGGATGCTTTGCAGAGGTCGATTCCCCAAGTCATGGTCATGCAGGAACGTGCTGGTGAACCTCGCAAGAACTTCATTTTGAGCAAGGGACTTTACAATCAACCTCAAGAAGAAGTGCCGACTGACGTCCCTCTATTTCTGAGATCAAAGAAAGTCAGCGAGCGATTCCGAGATCAGAATGTATCACCTGTACTGACTCGCCGGGAGCTTTCCGAGTGGTTGCTCAATGATGAAAACCCACTGGTTGCGCGTGTGGTTGTGAATCGAATCTGGCAGCAGTTCTTTGGCATCGGGCTGGTGAAAACGTCTGAAGATTTTGGCATTCAGGGAGAAAAGCCCAGTCATCCCGAACTGCTGGATTGGCTGGCAGCCGATTTCCGTGAGCATGGCTGGGATATCAAGCTTCTCGTCAAGCAGATGGTTACCAGTCGGACCTATTGCCAGACCACACTTGTCCCTCGTGAAGCCTATGTCGACGATCCGGAAAATCGCCTGCTCGCCCGGGGTCCACGGTATCGCTGGCCAGCATGGATGCTGCGGGATCAGGCGTTGGCAGTTTCCGGGCTGCTGGTTCCCAAAACCGGCGGCCCACCGGTCAAGCCCTATCAGCCAGAGGGTCTTTGGGAAGAAGCCACTTTCGGCGCCAAGAGGTATCAGGTCGACCAGGGCGATTCGCTTTACAGGCGAAGCCTCTACACCTTCTGGCGAAGAATCATCGCGCCCCCCATGTTTTTCGATACTGCCAATCGGCAAACCTGTATTGTTCGCACCAGTAGAACCAATACCCCGTTACAGGCCCTGGCTCTCTGGAATGATCCTGTCTATCTCGAAGCAGCCAGGGTTCTGGCGACACGATTCTATGTGAATGATCGAAAGCTGCACGACGACGAGCGCCTGAGGCGCCTGTTCGAATGCATCCTCGTGCGCGAACCGACTCCTCAGGAATTGGAGTTATTGAGAACTTCAATCATGAGCTGGCGAGATCGACTTGTTCAATCCCCCGAACAGGTGAGCGATCTGCTGGCTGTGGGAGCATCGCCTGCCAGCCTTGTGGGAGAAGATTCGGCAAGCCGGGCGGAAGCAGCCGTGTGGACCGTCGTCACCATGATTCTGTTCAACCTCGATGAGACTATTTCCAAAGAGTAA
- a CDS encoding redoxin domain-containing protein, producing MISLPDSKPQPALETGDASKPQLNTQLLDQHSCVHEFREKSEKPLRIVVFINGDCPIARSYVPELNRLHEKWNEKTETVSLHAVWGNPFSTHAELRKFVEDYAIKFPIVFDPLAQLAHVLKPTHVPESFLLDAQGKIVYRGRIDERWAAPGVKRAVVKTRDLETAVETLLLNPAAKIASTSAVGCLYDLISTQELLGAKSDSPHQKLTWSQVTASIIYANCTHCHQAKAVGPFPLETWQDVVNQRAQMIKEIQTSRMPPWMPDANCGEFLGQRSLSEIEKQALSKWVEQGTPRGELNEAPAPPPKKSTWELGPPDLIAEMAADFSIPADGPDLFQNFVIPLPLDSDKVVAAIEFQPGDASVVHHTLCFLDANHQGRKLDAKTPEPGYSSFGSPGFLPTGSIGGWSPGNTPRKLPGHMGRYLKKGSDLVLQIHYHPSGKATKDRSRVGIYFADQPKNIVAAVWAASYDIDIPAGDRHYERRASYKLPQPVTLMGVIPHMHLLGKSFTAQAVLPDNTIQPIIRISNWKYAWQDEFHLSQPIHLPAGTRLEIIAAWDNSEENPLNPSNPPRRVTWGEQTTDEMIYGFFLVAAEEPKKLIPLALDNLSIDLKNRAMHGHPIR from the coding sequence ATGATTTCGTTGCCCGACTCAAAGCCTCAGCCGGCTCTCGAAACGGGAGATGCTTCGAAACCACAATTGAATACCCAACTGCTCGATCAGCACTCGTGCGTTCACGAGTTCCGCGAAAAGTCTGAAAAGCCATTACGAATTGTGGTGTTTATCAATGGTGATTGCCCGATTGCTCGCAGCTATGTCCCCGAACTGAATCGACTGCACGAAAAATGGAACGAAAAAACCGAAACCGTTTCATTGCATGCCGTCTGGGGGAATCCCTTTTCAACGCATGCCGAACTGCGGAAGTTCGTGGAGGATTACGCGATCAAGTTCCCGATCGTCTTCGATCCCCTGGCCCAACTGGCTCATGTACTCAAACCGACACACGTTCCCGAATCTTTTCTTCTGGATGCGCAAGGGAAAATTGTTTATCGCGGCCGGATCGACGAACGCTGGGCAGCCCCAGGTGTGAAGCGCGCTGTGGTCAAAACTCGAGATCTGGAAACGGCCGTGGAGACACTTCTGCTGAACCCGGCTGCCAAAATCGCTTCGACATCGGCAGTTGGATGCCTTTACGACTTGATCTCAACGCAAGAACTTCTGGGTGCGAAAAGTGATTCGCCGCATCAAAAATTGACATGGTCTCAAGTGACCGCTTCGATCATTTACGCAAACTGCACACACTGTCATCAGGCGAAGGCCGTTGGGCCCTTTCCACTGGAAACATGGCAGGATGTCGTCAACCAGCGGGCTCAGATGATCAAGGAAATTCAGACATCCCGCATGCCCCCATGGATGCCAGATGCAAATTGTGGCGAATTCCTGGGACAGCGAAGCCTGTCAGAAATTGAAAAACAGGCACTCTCAAAATGGGTTGAGCAAGGGACACCTCGTGGAGAACTGAACGAAGCTCCTGCGCCTCCGCCAAAGAAATCCACTTGGGAACTTGGCCCACCAGATCTGATTGCCGAGATGGCTGCAGACTTCTCCATCCCAGCGGATGGCCCGGATCTTTTTCAGAACTTTGTGATCCCTTTGCCTCTTGATAGTGACAAAGTCGTGGCGGCCATCGAGTTTCAACCAGGGGATGCGAGTGTCGTACACCATACGCTCTGTTTTCTCGATGCCAATCACCAGGGTCGCAAACTGGATGCGAAAACTCCTGAGCCCGGATACAGCAGCTTCGGCAGCCCTGGCTTTCTCCCCACCGGTTCAATTGGTGGCTGGTCTCCAGGAAATACACCGCGAAAATTACCTGGGCACATGGGACGATACTTAAAGAAAGGTTCCGATCTGGTGCTGCAGATTCATTATCACCCTTCCGGGAAAGCAACCAAAGATCGCTCGCGAGTGGGAATCTATTTTGCCGATCAGCCGAAGAATATTGTCGCTGCTGTCTGGGCCGCCAGTTATGACATTGATATTCCCGCTGGTGACAGGCATTACGAACGACGGGCTTCGTATAAATTGCCCCAACCGGTGACGTTGATGGGGGTGATCCCTCACATGCATCTGTTGGGAAAGTCATTTACCGCCCAGGCCGTATTACCAGACAACACGATTCAGCCGATCATCAGGATCTCGAATTGGAAGTATGCCTGGCAGGACGAATTTCATCTTTCTCAGCCGATCCATCTCCCCGCAGGAACCCGGCTCGAAATCATCGCTGCCTGGGATAATTCAGAGGAAAATCCATTAAACCCGTCGAATCCGCCTCGTCGTGTGACCTGGGGTGAGCAGACCACCGATGAAATGATTTACGGTTTCTTTCTCGTGGCGGCTGAAGAGCCCAAAAAGCTGATTCCGCTGGCTCTTGACAATCTTTCCATTGATCTCAAAAACCGGGCCATGCACGGGCATCCCATTCGTTAA
- a CDS encoding Gfo/Idh/MocA family protein has protein sequence MPQNRREFLENSLSVGAALACAGGLNAVQAQETAPKKSGDKINVCVVGVNGRGGEHIRGFSNNPDSIVYAIVDVDQRVGESKAALIEKEYKHRPKVYTDLREAYADKNVDVVSVATPNHWHALAAIWAIQAGKDVYVEKPVSHNVVEGRRLVEAARKYNKIVQCGTQSRSNPGLKEAIKYIHDGQLGEVKLARGLCYKPRNSIGPRSNYEPPSTVNLDLWTGPAPLAPLTRKNFHYDWHWQWPYGNGDLGNQGIHQMDIARWALNENSIGDSAMSYGGRYGYEDAGDTANTQVCLHSFGDKRLIFEVRGLKTDAYMGAKVGVIVYGSEGYMVIPSYSSATVFSKDGKEIKQFKGGSDQNHYNNFIEAFKARDMSKLNAEILEGHLSSALCHVGNISYRLGSLESLSALETQLAKDPEGLETTKRFAEHLKANGVDLTGNKIQVGPLLKILPNETFTGPRSEEANAMLSREYRAPYLLPTTEQL, from the coding sequence ATGCCTCAGAATCGTCGCGAATTTCTTGAGAACAGCCTCTCAGTTGGGGCTGCACTGGCCTGCGCGGGTGGCTTGAATGCTGTTCAGGCACAGGAAACTGCCCCGAAAAAATCTGGTGACAAGATCAATGTCTGCGTCGTGGGCGTGAATGGCCGGGGCGGAGAGCATATTCGAGGCTTCAGCAATAACCCCGATTCGATCGTTTATGCCATTGTCGATGTCGATCAGCGAGTCGGCGAATCCAAAGCCGCTCTGATTGAAAAAGAATACAAGCATCGTCCCAAGGTCTACACCGATCTGCGAGAAGCTTATGCTGACAAAAATGTCGATGTTGTGAGTGTGGCGACTCCCAATCACTGGCACGCACTGGCTGCGATCTGGGCGATTCAGGCTGGCAAAGACGTTTATGTCGAAAAACCTGTCAGTCACAATGTGGTCGAAGGTCGGCGACTCGTCGAAGCAGCCCGTAAGTACAACAAGATTGTGCAGTGCGGCACTCAGAGCCGATCGAACCCCGGATTGAAGGAAGCGATCAAGTACATTCATGATGGCCAGCTGGGGGAAGTCAAACTCGCACGTGGACTCTGCTACAAGCCCCGTAACTCGATTGGACCACGCAGCAATTATGAGCCCCCATCGACTGTGAATCTCGATTTGTGGACAGGCCCGGCACCACTGGCACCACTTACCCGCAAGAATTTTCACTACGATTGGCATTGGCAATGGCCATACGGCAACGGCGATCTGGGGAATCAGGGGATTCACCAGATGGATATCGCCCGCTGGGCTCTCAATGAAAACAGCATCGGCGACAGTGCCATGAGCTACGGCGGCCGATATGGCTATGAAGATGCTGGCGATACCGCCAACACCCAGGTCTGTTTGCATTCCTTTGGTGATAAGCGACTCATTTTCGAAGTTCGCGGCCTGAAAACCGATGCCTACATGGGAGCCAAAGTGGGCGTGATTGTTTACGGCAGCGAAGGGTACATGGTCATTCCCAGCTACTCCAGTGCGACGGTCTTCTCCAAGGATGGCAAGGAGATCAAGCAGTTCAAGGGTGGTTCAGACCAGAATCACTACAACAACTTTATCGAAGCGTTCAAAGCTCGCGATATGTCCAAGCTGAATGCTGAGATCCTGGAAGGACATCTTTCCAGCGCTTTGTGCCATGTCGGCAACATTTCCTACCGTTTGGGTTCCTTGGAGAGCTTGAGTGCTCTGGAAACTCAGCTTGCCAAGGATCCTGAAGGGCTCGAAACCACCAAGCGGTTTGCCGAGCATTTGAAGGCGAATGGAGTTGATCTGACGGGTAACAAGATTCAAGTCGGCCCACTGCTCAAGATTCTCCCGAACGAAACATTCACTGGCCCTCGATCCGAAGAAGCCAATGCCATGCTTTCCAGGGAATACCGGGCACCATATCTGCTTCCCACCACGGAACAGCTTTAA
- a CDS encoding D-sedoheptulose-7-phosphate isomerase, whose translation MLGAHLNPADYLSRVAQVFQTLDLKETEQLAEDIYSAYENGKFVFICGNGGSGSNSSHFCEDLGKSSLDRKDFTNDERKRLKVLSLTDNTPYILAWGNDEGFDRVFVEQLKNLASPGDVLIAISGSGNSPNILNAVEWANRKGLVTWGITGYSGGKLKSLGQKNLHVPLDDMGIVECVHLILFHWILNDLHGRINQIGRYQVQR comes from the coding sequence ATGCTCGGCGCTCACTTGAATCCGGCTGATTATCTTTCGAGGGTTGCTCAGGTCTTTCAGACCCTTGATTTGAAGGAAACAGAACAACTCGCAGAAGACATTTACTCGGCCTACGAGAATGGCAAGTTTGTCTTCATTTGCGGGAATGGTGGCAGCGGCTCGAATAGCTCGCACTTCTGCGAAGATCTGGGGAAAAGCTCGCTCGACCGCAAAGATTTCACTAACGATGAACGCAAGCGACTCAAAGTGTTATCACTCACCGATAACACGCCTTACATTCTGGCGTGGGGCAATGATGAAGGCTTTGATCGTGTCTTCGTCGAACAGTTGAAGAACCTGGCCTCGCCGGGAGATGTCCTGATTGCCATCAGCGGCAGTGGTAACAGCCCGAACATTCTCAATGCTGTCGAATGGGCCAATCGCAAAGGTCTCGTCACCTGGGGCATAACAGGCTATTCGGGTGGCAAACTGAAATCACTGGGACAGAAAAACCTGCATGTCCCGCTGGATGACATGGGCATTGTCGAGTGTGTCCATCTGATTCTGTTCCATTGGATCCTGAACGATCTCCATGGTCGCATCAATCAGATCGGACGCTACCAGGTGCAACGATGA
- a CDS encoding TlpA family protein disulfide reductase, translating into MAMLPKYRGKVVVIDLWSTSCDPCLKEYPGILALQKKYPQEIVCVSMNCDYIGVKTKPVEYYRPRVVEFLQSQNSNIVHLMCNEPADELFEKLKLDSIPAVYVFDQQGQQVKRFDGQYTREVSNASATQSAGKAAADSEEDEEESKFSYAEDVAPVVEKLLKK; encoded by the coding sequence ATGGCGATGTTGCCGAAGTATCGCGGCAAAGTTGTCGTCATCGACCTGTGGTCAACATCGTGTGATCCCTGCCTGAAGGAGTATCCGGGGATTCTGGCACTGCAGAAAAAGTATCCCCAGGAAATCGTCTGCGTTTCGATGAATTGCGATTATATCGGTGTCAAAACCAAACCCGTCGAATATTACAGGCCGCGGGTGGTTGAGTTTCTTCAGTCTCAGAATTCGAACATCGTCCATCTGATGTGCAATGAGCCTGCCGACGAGCTCTTCGAAAAACTCAAGCTCGATTCGATACCTGCCGTCTACGTTTTTGATCAGCAGGGGCAGCAGGTCAAAAGGTTCGATGGTCAATACACCCGTGAAGTCAGTAATGCCTCTGCGACTCAATCAGCAGGAAAAGCAGCAGCAGATTCAGAGGAAGACGAAGAAGAGTCGAAATTCTCTTATGCCGAAGATGTTGCCCCTGTTGTGGAAAAACTGCTGAAAAAATGA
- a CDS encoding serine/threonine protein kinase: protein MSVKTDIAGVVIDGARYEVRSKLGEGSMGLVYRAFDARLQTEVVLKVPTAATLSDPEFAERFQREIRSLVQLKHPHIVTIHDVGDHEGVPYVVMQYLSGGSLRDRIYEGSQQVAQPPASLQDWLMNVARALDFIHQQHFIHRDVKPANILFDQFGNAYLSDFGLAKALSASQEEPAKRDASLTAAGFLVGTPNYVAPELIMGHVHDGRVDQYSLAMTVYECLAGCVPVEGPTASATMVNQTGMKIPPLSKYQANLSDRLSEAVIKGLAKNQARRYANCVEFAEAVLEAASQRSSSRLAASGTVTLPTSSMVAEREAATSARSGSVTPLPANIASQRMAKISRGTPGNVPCPECGKVLPLKPQFAGKKARCAKCLSLLLIGPDIASLKWIAPPPNREPEEDDLPQAPLSSAPKVRRQKEGQASTSRNAQSKTAKSRQLSDSEIDALLGEEVFGWRFSKKAIAIVGGSVLIVTLMACVLIGWWFNAQELKKEREQMRIKTLGNREINKGQNPSREEN from the coding sequence ATGTCCGTCAAGACAGACATTGCTGGTGTCGTCATTGATGGGGCTCGCTACGAAGTTCGCTCCAAACTGGGCGAAGGGAGTATGGGTCTGGTGTATCGGGCTTTTGACGCCCGTTTGCAGACCGAAGTCGTTCTTAAAGTGCCGACGGCTGCCACGTTGAGCGATCCGGAATTCGCGGAACGATTCCAGCGGGAAATTCGCTCACTGGTGCAGCTCAAGCATCCGCATATCGTCACAATCCACGATGTGGGTGATCACGAAGGTGTGCCCTATGTGGTGATGCAATATCTTTCCGGCGGCAGCTTGCGAGATCGCATTTATGAAGGCTCACAGCAGGTCGCACAGCCTCCGGCATCTTTGCAAGACTGGTTGATGAATGTCGCCCGCGCTCTCGATTTCATCCATCAGCAACATTTCATTCACCGCGATGTCAAACCAGCCAATATTCTCTTTGACCAATTTGGGAATGCCTATCTCAGTGATTTTGGTCTCGCAAAAGCACTTTCTGCTTCCCAGGAAGAGCCTGCCAAGCGAGATGCATCGCTGACAGCGGCCGGGTTTCTCGTCGGGACACCGAACTATGTAGCTCCCGAGCTGATTATGGGTCATGTCCATGACGGGCGAGTTGACCAATACTCTCTGGCCATGACTGTCTACGAATGCTTAGCGGGCTGTGTTCCCGTGGAAGGCCCTACAGCCTCCGCCACCATGGTGAATCAGACGGGGATGAAGATTCCTCCGCTGAGTAAGTATCAGGCAAATCTTTCTGACAGACTTTCAGAGGCCGTCATCAAGGGCCTGGCCAAAAATCAGGCCAGGCGTTATGCCAACTGTGTCGAGTTCGCTGAAGCGGTGCTGGAAGCCGCCTCTCAAAGAAGTTCTTCGCGTCTTGCCGCCAGTGGAACAGTGACTCTTCCCACATCGTCGATGGTCGCCGAGCGGGAAGCTGCCACTTCTGCTCGAAGTGGTTCGGTCACTCCCTTGCCAGCGAACATTGCTTCGCAGCGTATGGCGAAAATTTCTCGCGGCACCCCGGGCAATGTCCCCTGCCCCGAGTGTGGCAAGGTTCTGCCACTCAAACCTCAATTTGCAGGGAAGAAAGCTCGGTGTGCAAAATGCCTGAGTCTGCTGCTCATCGGGCCGGATATTGCTTCGCTCAAATGGATAGCCCCACCACCCAATCGTGAACCGGAAGAGGACGACCTTCCGCAGGCTCCACTTTCTTCCGCCCCTAAAGTCAGGCGCCAAAAAGAAGGTCAAGCAAGTACCTCCCGCAATGCGCAGTCGAAAACAGCCAAAAGTAGACAACTCAGCGATTCGGAAATCGACGCGCTGCTCGGGGAAGAGGTTTTTGGTTGGAGATTCTCCAAGAAAGCCATCGCGATCGTGGGTGGAAGTGTGCTGATCGTCACGCTCATGGCATGTGTCTTGATTGGTTGGTGGTTCAACGCCCAAGAACTGAAAAAAGAGCGAGAACAGATGCGCATCAAGACACTTGGAAATCGCGAAATCAACAAGGGACAGAATCCCAGCCGAGAAGAGAATTAA